The following coding sequences are from one Papilio machaon chromosome 8, ilPapMach1.1, whole genome shotgun sequence window:
- the LOC106720668 gene encoding RWD domain-containing protein 1 has translation MDYHYEQTSEVEALDSIYYGDMKILETEPYHKFSIPIMSEGYEDGGEGLSCQLTFTYTAKYPDELPIVEIENEENFDDVDKNQLLEYLMEQGKENIGMVMVFTLVSAGQEWLNEKWDSMKREKEERVLAKLRADEEAEQKRFEGTRVTVESFLAWRKQFENDMGIPAKREREGKDKNKLTGKELFLRDTTLNESDLKFLDDGDAVKVDESLFQDLDDLDLSDEDDEDYVPGQSGSESD, from the exons atgGATTACCATTACGAACAGACCAGTGAGGTTGAGGCATTGGATTCTATCTATTACGGCGAtatgaaaa ttttagagACTGAGCCATATCATAAGTTTTCTATACCTATAATGTCGGAGGGTTACGAAGACGGCGGCGAGGGCCTTAGCTGTCAACTTACTTTCACATACACAGCCAAGTATCCTGACGAGTTACCAATTGTTGAGATCGAAAATGAAGAGAATTTTGACGATGTGGACAAGAATCAATTATTGGAATATTTAATGGAACAG GGTAAGGAGAATATTGGCATGGTGATGGTGTTCACCTTAGTGTCGGCAGGGCAGGAGTGGCTTAATGAGAAATGGGACAGCATGAAAAGAGAGAAAGAAGAAAGGGTACTTGCTAAATTAAGAGCAGATGAGGAAGCAGAACAG AAAAGATTTGAGGGCACAAGAGTGACGGTAGAATCATTTCTGGCATGGAGAAAGCAGTTTGAAAATGATATGGGCATCCCCGCCAAAAGGGAAAGAGAGGgcaaagacaaaaataaacttacaggAAAAGAATTATTCTTGAGGGACACAACACTCAATGAATCTGATCTTAAGTTCCTTGATGATG GTGATGCGGTCAAAGTTGACGAATCCCTATTCCAAGACTTGGACGACTTGGATCTATCGGATGAGGATGATGAAGATTATGTGCCGGGTCAGAGTGGCAGTGAGAGTGATTAG
- the LOC106720687 gene encoding BRISC and BRCA1-A complex member 1: MDSPDILPSCSNSNVTDSNDAGNVRPHKSREDFAELRDQTIENFQKPNLPNVNVPEKIIICLDLCYDNENSLYRLGDGTTFTPVKMLKRVLEFFIHSKHAINKQTKFALVMLKEEPCWLQGFTNNPKDILSVVDYLSPEESTSETFDFQKLFQILKHEIQVPEYSQGDCILPPPYVVRMIVLYGRSNCVPQIPQDDPYFIHLKKQFYFYIDILLAHEEDCGMYKCEEVYDALQDLDNGYSYVYEVSRNATKIHDCIAKLLAHPLQRPLQKNTDYSFGCRY, translated from the exons atggatTCTCCTGACATATTGCCATCGTGTAGTAACTCAAATGTAACAGATTCGAATGACGCAGG AAACGTGCGTCCACATAAAAGTCGCGAAGACTTCGCAGAGTTACGCGACCAAACTATTGAGAATTTTCAGAAACCTAATTTGCCAAATGTCAATGTTCCAGAGAAAATTATCATTTGTTTGGATCTTTGCTATGACAATGAAAATTCGCTATACCGTTTAGGCGACGGAACGACATTTACACCAGTTAAAATGTTGAAGAGAGTATTAGAATTCTTTATACATTCAAAACatgcaataaacaaacaaacaaaatttgcTTTAGTTATGTTAAAAGAGGAGCCATGTTGGTTACAAGGTTTTACAAATAACCCTAAGGATATCTTAAGTGTTGTTGATTATTTAAGTCCAGAAGAGAGTACATCTGAGACAtttgattttcaaaaattatttcaaattttaaaacatgagATACAAGTACCAGAATACAGCCAGGGAGACTGTATTCTACCACCTCCATATGTGGTGCGAATGATAGTTTTGTACGGAAGATCTAACTGTGTTCCACAAATACCTCAAGATGATCCTTATTTCATTCATCTCaagaaacagttttatttctaCATAGATATTTTACTAGCACATGAAGAAGATTGTGGTATGTACAAATGTGAGGAGGTGTATGATGCATTACAAGATTTAGATAATGGATATTCCTATGTATATGAAGTTTCTAGAAATGCAACAAAAATTCATGATTGTATTGCCAAGCTCCTGGCTCATCCTCTGCAGAGACCTTTACAGAAAAATACTGATTACTCTTTTGGATGTAGATATTAA
- the LOC106720595 gene encoding PH and SEC7 domain-containing protein isoform X3 — MADERLVVLNRSDNLGFGFSLLGEAGLPHIIYKIEENSPAARSGEVEAGDVLLKVNGTDVNRFTTKEVLKCLRLSSDPVTLRLKKDPEIKANVRRYISAAAERRAAAARTKRDKSSSPPSSNSNSNTNSNSSSKSSSNGSDVVSGDSCEALLTEEKARGRPTQPKFEAYMMTGDLILNLSRVEHPHHNHHAPTHRTHYHRYNSTPASPSENRLAARVELAQRHNSSPDTGLGTEHANKLFISQPASPAGGGQAAGEMTSRAQHVVRTSRSEDHLQESSLSAVAVDMEEDVTSSLNTLLDARPDSATPGPRSDSDLERDRIVWTYNAPVSCSSERTQCNGSGATSNSTSISDGISQRSSSPASPTSVSSSVMSSRATPPHRAHLLSTSQHSQHSHRPINGDMSLSEAVSNISSPDYQDQDDMFDTGRDCPRMELSDPSDSDSTILVSEPCHKRAKSNSSYSNDPDSDVTLNGEHKDYRIVIQVKGPDKSVNSSDSVNNNNNFTQNGKDNGCNSPENQGYQELGSGSDIGSDEGSDGDSLHSFHYSPKAVDIPSAERLAKRLYHLDGFKKSDVSRHLSKNNEFSRAVAEEYVKHFSLGGATLDEALRQFLARFALSGETQERERVLVHFSRRYLECNPGTFNSQDAVHTLTCAIMLLNTDLHGGAAAGGAAFRRMTCAEFIDNLADLNDGDNFPRDTLKQLYHAIRTQPLQWALDTEANQAATTEQRTAPVGSNPFLDVPDQSRAVEYKKGYVMRKCCIDPNGKKTPFGRRGWKMFYCTLRDLVLYLHKDEHGFRRSQMSDNLHNAIRIHHALATKATDYTKKQHVFRLQTADQAEYLFQTSDSKELCSWVETINFVCAAYSAPPLAGAVGSQRKFQRPLLPCTHTKLAMREQLADHEERAARLEEELAALRAARDAAHTHAHNAHSRDKDHYLVHEIKRYRTYAYVMRARAGGAGAEEAAPALPERPHPHPQPPP, encoded by the exons ATGGCTGACGAAAGACTAGTGGTCCTGAACCGTAGTGACAACTTGGGATTTGGATTTTCTTTGCTCGGCGAAGCCGGTTTGccacatattatttacaaaattgaaGAAAACTCCCCAGCGGCTCGTAGCGGTGAG GTCGAGGCTGGAGATGTATTGCTCAAGGTTAATGGGACTGACGTAAACCGGTTCACAACCAAAGAAG ttttaaaatgtttgagaCTTTCGTCCGATCCCGTCACTTTAAGACTGAAAAAGG ACCCGGAGATCAAGGCGAATGTAAGACGGTACATATCGGCAGCGGCTGAGCGACGGGCTGCCGCGGCACGCACAAAACGCGACAA GTCAAGTTCACCGCCATCAAGTAACTCAAACAGCAACACGAACAGTAATTCATCGAGTAAGTCATCGAGCAACGGTTCCGACGTGGTGTCCGGGGACAGCTGCGAGGCGCTGCTGACGGAGGAGAAGGCGCGCGGAAGGCCCACGCAGCCCAAGTTCGAGGCCTACATGATGACCGGCGACCTCATACTCAACCTATCCCGAGTGGAACATCCACATCATAACCATCACGCGCCTACACATCGCACACATTATCATAG atataattcAACGCCGGCGTCGCCGAGTGAAAATCGTCTTGCGGCGCGAGTCGAACTGGCGCAGCGGCACAACTCCTCGCCCGATACCGGTCTCGGTACAGAACACGCCAACAAGCT TTTCATATCTCAGCCGGCGTCGCCCGCGGGCGGCGGGCAGGCGGCCGGGGAGATGACGTCGCGAGCGCAACACGTCGTGCGAACATCGCGCTCCGAGGACCATCTTcag GAGTCGTCTCTGAGTGCGGTGGCGGTGGACATGGAGGAAGATGTGACGTCATCACTGAACACTCTGCTCGACGCTCGTCCAGACTCCGCCACGCCTGGACCACGATCTGACAGCGATCTGGAGAGGGACAG GATCGTTTGGACATACAATGCGCCAGTGTCGTGCTCGTCTGAACGCACTCAGTGCAACGGCTCCGGCGCCACATCAAACTCCACCTCAATATCAGATGGCATCTCACAAAG GTCGTCGTCGCCCGCGTCGCCGACGTCGGTATCGTCGTCGGTGATGTCGTCGCGCGCCACGCCGCCGCATCGCGCCCACCTCCTCTCTACATCACAACACTCGCAACACTCGCACAGACCTATCAATG GTGATATGAGCCTATCGGAAGCAGTATCAAATATATCTAGTCCGGACTACCAAGACCAGGACGATATGTTTGACACTGGTCGTGACTGTCCCCGGATGGAGTTGTCAGATCCGTCTGACTCTGACTCCACGATACTGGTGTCAGAACCGTGTCACAAGCGTGCCAAGTCAAATTCGTCATATTCCAATGATCCAGACAGTGATGTGACACTAAATGGTGAACACAAAGACTATAGAATAGTGATACAAGTGAAAGGACCTGACAAAAGTGTTAATTCAAGTgatagtgtaaataataataataatttcacgcAAAATGGTAAAGATAATGGATGTAATTCACCCGAAAATCAAGGTTATCAG GAGTTGGGTAGCGGTTCTGACATTGGTTCTGATGAGGGGTCAGACGGGGACTCGCTGCACTCATTTCACTATAGTCCCAAGGCTGTGGATATACCCTCTGCGGAGCGACTTGCCAAAAGATTATACCACCTCGACGGCTTCAAGAAGTCTGATGTATCTAGGcatttaagtaaaaa TAACGAGTTCTCTCGTGCGGTGGCTGAGGAGTACGTGAAGCACTTCTCGCTGGGCGGGGCGACGCTGGACGAGGCGCTGCGGCAGTTCCTCGCCAGGTTCGCGCTCAGCGGCGAGACACAGGAGCGAGAGCGAGTCCTCGTGCACTTCTCACGCCGCTACCTCGAGTGTAACCCCGGCACATTCAACTCACAAG ACGCAGTGCACACGTTGACGTGCGCTATAATGTTACTGAACACGGACCTGCACgggggcgcggcggcgggcggtgCCGCATTCCGCCGCATGACTTGTGCAGAGTTCATCGACAACCTCGCAGATCTCAACGATGGTGATAACTTCCCGCGCGACACACTAAAGCAGCTCTACCACGCGATACGCACTCAGCCGCTGCAATGGGCACT tGACACGGAGGCGAACCAAGCGGCTACGACGGAGCAACGTACAGCACCAGTTGGCAGCAACCCATTCCTCGATGTGCCAGACCAGAGCCGTGCTGTAGAGTACAAGAAGGGATACGTCATGCGCAAGTGCTGCATCGACCCCAACGGGAAGAAGA CTCCGTTCGGTCGTCGCGGCTGGAAGATGTTCTACTGCACGCTGCGAGACCTCGTCCTGTATCTGCACAAGGACGAGCACGGCTTCCGTCGCAGTCAGATGTCTGACAACCTGCACAACGCTATCAG AATACATCACGCACTGGCCACCAAGGCGACAGACTATACGAAGAAACAACACGTATTCAGATTACAGACTGCAGATCAAGCGGAGTATTTGTTCCAGACTAG CGACTCTAAGGAACTATGTTCCTGGGTGGAGACGATAAACTTTGTATGTGCGGCGTACTCAGCACCACCACTGGCTGGCGCTGTCGGCTCACAGCGCAAGTTCCAGCGTCCCCTGTTGCCCTGTACGCACACCAAGCTCGCTATG CGGGAGCAACTTGCTGACCACGAGGAGCGTGCGGCGCGGCTGGAGGAGGAGTTGGCGGCGCTGCGAGCTGCGCGCGATGCTGCGCACACACATGCGCACAACGCACACTCCCGCGACAAGGACCACTACCTCGTGCACGAG ATAAAGAGGTATCGTACGTACGCGTACGTGATGCGGGCGCGTGCGGGCGGTGCGGGGGCGGAGGAGGCGGCGCCCGCACTGCCCGAGAGACCGCACCCGCACCCGCAGCCGCCACCCTGA
- the LOC106720595 gene encoding PH and SEC7 domain-containing protein isoform X2, with product MADERLVVLNRSDNLGFGFSLLGEAGLPHIIYKIEENSPAARSGEVEAGDVLLKVNGTDVNRFTTKEVLKCLRLSSDPVTLRLKKDPEIKANVRRYISAAAERRAAAARTKRDKSSSPPSSNSNSNTNSNSSSKSSSNGSDVVSGDSCEALLTEEKARGRPTQPKFEAYMMTGDLILNLSRVEHPHHNHHAPTHRTHYHRYNSTPASPSENRLAARVELAQRHNSSPDTGLGTEHANKLFISQPASPAGGGQAAGEMTSRAQHVVRTSRSEDHLQKESSLSAVAVDMEEDVTSSLNTLLDARPDSATPGPRSDSDLERDRIVWTYNAPVSCSSERTQCNGSGATSNSTSISDGISQRSSSPASPTSVSSSVMSSRATPPHRAHLLSTSQHSQHSHRPINGDMSLSEAVSNISSPDYQDQDDMFDTGRDCPRMELSDPSDSDSTILVSEPCHKRAKSNSSYSNDPDSDVTLNGEHKDYRIVIQVKGPDKSVNSSDSVNNNNNFTQNGKDNGCNSPENQGYQELGSGSDIGSDEGSDGDSLHSFHYSPKAVDIPSAERLAKRLYHLDGFKKSDVSRHLSKNNEFSRAVAEEYVKHFSLGGATLDEALRQFLARFALSGETQERERVLVHFSRRYLECNPGTFNSQDAVHTLTCAIMLLNTDLHGGAAAGGAAFRRMTCAEFIDNLADLNDGDNFPRDTLKQLYHAIRTQPLQWALDTEANQAATTEQRTAPVGSNPFLDVPDQSRAVEYKKGYVMRKCCIDPNGKKTPFGRRGWKMFYCTLRDLVLYLHKDEHGFRRSQMSDNLHNAIRIHHALATKATDYTKKQHVFRLQTADQAEYLFQTSDSKELCSWVETINFVCAAYSAPPLAGAVGSQRKFQRPLLPCTHTKLAMREQLADHEERAARLEEELAALRAARDAAHTHAHNAHSRDKDHYLVHEIKRYRTYAYVMRARAGGAGAEEAAPALPERPHPHPQPPP from the exons ATGGCTGACGAAAGACTAGTGGTCCTGAACCGTAGTGACAACTTGGGATTTGGATTTTCTTTGCTCGGCGAAGCCGGTTTGccacatattatttacaaaattgaaGAAAACTCCCCAGCGGCTCGTAGCGGTGAG GTCGAGGCTGGAGATGTATTGCTCAAGGTTAATGGGACTGACGTAAACCGGTTCACAACCAAAGAAG ttttaaaatgtttgagaCTTTCGTCCGATCCCGTCACTTTAAGACTGAAAAAGG ACCCGGAGATCAAGGCGAATGTAAGACGGTACATATCGGCAGCGGCTGAGCGACGGGCTGCCGCGGCACGCACAAAACGCGACAA GTCAAGTTCACCGCCATCAAGTAACTCAAACAGCAACACGAACAGTAATTCATCGAGTAAGTCATCGAGCAACGGTTCCGACGTGGTGTCCGGGGACAGCTGCGAGGCGCTGCTGACGGAGGAGAAGGCGCGCGGAAGGCCCACGCAGCCCAAGTTCGAGGCCTACATGATGACCGGCGACCTCATACTCAACCTATCCCGAGTGGAACATCCACATCATAACCATCACGCGCCTACACATCGCACACATTATCATAG atataattcAACGCCGGCGTCGCCGAGTGAAAATCGTCTTGCGGCGCGAGTCGAACTGGCGCAGCGGCACAACTCCTCGCCCGATACCGGTCTCGGTACAGAACACGCCAACAAGCT TTTCATATCTCAGCCGGCGTCGCCCGCGGGCGGCGGGCAGGCGGCCGGGGAGATGACGTCGCGAGCGCAACACGTCGTGCGAACATCGCGCTCCGAGGACCATCTTcag AAGGAGTCGTCTCTGAGTGCGGTGGCGGTGGACATGGAGGAAGATGTGACGTCATCACTGAACACTCTGCTCGACGCTCGTCCAGACTCCGCCACGCCTGGACCACGATCTGACAGCGATCTGGAGAGGGACAG GATCGTTTGGACATACAATGCGCCAGTGTCGTGCTCGTCTGAACGCACTCAGTGCAACGGCTCCGGCGCCACATCAAACTCCACCTCAATATCAGATGGCATCTCACAAAG GTCGTCGTCGCCCGCGTCGCCGACGTCGGTATCGTCGTCGGTGATGTCGTCGCGCGCCACGCCGCCGCATCGCGCCCACCTCCTCTCTACATCACAACACTCGCAACACTCGCACAGACCTATCAATG GTGATATGAGCCTATCGGAAGCAGTATCAAATATATCTAGTCCGGACTACCAAGACCAGGACGATATGTTTGACACTGGTCGTGACTGTCCCCGGATGGAGTTGTCAGATCCGTCTGACTCTGACTCCACGATACTGGTGTCAGAACCGTGTCACAAGCGTGCCAAGTCAAATTCGTCATATTCCAATGATCCAGACAGTGATGTGACACTAAATGGTGAACACAAAGACTATAGAATAGTGATACAAGTGAAAGGACCTGACAAAAGTGTTAATTCAAGTgatagtgtaaataataataataatttcacgcAAAATGGTAAAGATAATGGATGTAATTCACCCGAAAATCAAGGTTATCAG GAGTTGGGTAGCGGTTCTGACATTGGTTCTGATGAGGGGTCAGACGGGGACTCGCTGCACTCATTTCACTATAGTCCCAAGGCTGTGGATATACCCTCTGCGGAGCGACTTGCCAAAAGATTATACCACCTCGACGGCTTCAAGAAGTCTGATGTATCTAGGcatttaagtaaaaa TAACGAGTTCTCTCGTGCGGTGGCTGAGGAGTACGTGAAGCACTTCTCGCTGGGCGGGGCGACGCTGGACGAGGCGCTGCGGCAGTTCCTCGCCAGGTTCGCGCTCAGCGGCGAGACACAGGAGCGAGAGCGAGTCCTCGTGCACTTCTCACGCCGCTACCTCGAGTGTAACCCCGGCACATTCAACTCACAAG ACGCAGTGCACACGTTGACGTGCGCTATAATGTTACTGAACACGGACCTGCACgggggcgcggcggcgggcggtgCCGCATTCCGCCGCATGACTTGTGCAGAGTTCATCGACAACCTCGCAGATCTCAACGATGGTGATAACTTCCCGCGCGACACACTAAAGCAGCTCTACCACGCGATACGCACTCAGCCGCTGCAATGGGCACT tGACACGGAGGCGAACCAAGCGGCTACGACGGAGCAACGTACAGCACCAGTTGGCAGCAACCCATTCCTCGATGTGCCAGACCAGAGCCGTGCTGTAGAGTACAAGAAGGGATACGTCATGCGCAAGTGCTGCATCGACCCCAACGGGAAGAAGA CTCCGTTCGGTCGTCGCGGCTGGAAGATGTTCTACTGCACGCTGCGAGACCTCGTCCTGTATCTGCACAAGGACGAGCACGGCTTCCGTCGCAGTCAGATGTCTGACAACCTGCACAACGCTATCAG AATACATCACGCACTGGCCACCAAGGCGACAGACTATACGAAGAAACAACACGTATTCAGATTACAGACTGCAGATCAAGCGGAGTATTTGTTCCAGACTAG CGACTCTAAGGAACTATGTTCCTGGGTGGAGACGATAAACTTTGTATGTGCGGCGTACTCAGCACCACCACTGGCTGGCGCTGTCGGCTCACAGCGCAAGTTCCAGCGTCCCCTGTTGCCCTGTACGCACACCAAGCTCGCTATG CGGGAGCAACTTGCTGACCACGAGGAGCGTGCGGCGCGGCTGGAGGAGGAGTTGGCGGCGCTGCGAGCTGCGCGCGATGCTGCGCACACACATGCGCACAACGCACACTCCCGCGACAAGGACCACTACCTCGTGCACGAG ATAAAGAGGTATCGTACGTACGCGTACGTGATGCGGGCGCGTGCGGGCGGTGCGGGGGCGGAGGAGGCGGCGCCCGCACTGCCCGAGAGACCGCACCCGCACCCGCAGCCGCCACCCTGA
- the LOC106720595 gene encoding PH and SEC7 domain-containing protein isoform X1, translating to MADERLVVLNRSDNLGFGFSLLGEAGLPHIIYKIEENSPAARSGEVEAGDVLLKVNGTDVNRFTTKEVLKCLRLSSDPVTLRLKKDPEIKANVRRYISAAAERRAAAARTKRDKSSSPPSSNSNSNTNSNSSSKSSSNGSDVVSGDSCEALLTEEKARGRPTQPKFEAYMMTGDLILNLSRVEHPHHNHHAPTHRTHYHRYNSTPASPSENRLAARVELAQRHNSSPDTGLGTEHANKLFISQPASPAGGGQAAGEMTSRAQHVVRTSRSEDHLQYFNVFQKESSLSAVAVDMEEDVTSSLNTLLDARPDSATPGPRSDSDLERDRIVWTYNAPVSCSSERTQCNGSGATSNSTSISDGISQRSSSPASPTSVSSSVMSSRATPPHRAHLLSTSQHSQHSHRPINGDMSLSEAVSNISSPDYQDQDDMFDTGRDCPRMELSDPSDSDSTILVSEPCHKRAKSNSSYSNDPDSDVTLNGEHKDYRIVIQVKGPDKSVNSSDSVNNNNNFTQNGKDNGCNSPENQGYQELGSGSDIGSDEGSDGDSLHSFHYSPKAVDIPSAERLAKRLYHLDGFKKSDVSRHLSKNNEFSRAVAEEYVKHFSLGGATLDEALRQFLARFALSGETQERERVLVHFSRRYLECNPGTFNSQDAVHTLTCAIMLLNTDLHGGAAAGGAAFRRMTCAEFIDNLADLNDGDNFPRDTLKQLYHAIRTQPLQWALDTEANQAATTEQRTAPVGSNPFLDVPDQSRAVEYKKGYVMRKCCIDPNGKKTPFGRRGWKMFYCTLRDLVLYLHKDEHGFRRSQMSDNLHNAIRIHHALATKATDYTKKQHVFRLQTADQAEYLFQTSDSKELCSWVETINFVCAAYSAPPLAGAVGSQRKFQRPLLPCTHTKLAMREQLADHEERAARLEEELAALRAARDAAHTHAHNAHSRDKDHYLVHEIKRYRTYAYVMRARAGGAGAEEAAPALPERPHPHPQPPP from the exons ATGGCTGACGAAAGACTAGTGGTCCTGAACCGTAGTGACAACTTGGGATTTGGATTTTCTTTGCTCGGCGAAGCCGGTTTGccacatattatttacaaaattgaaGAAAACTCCCCAGCGGCTCGTAGCGGTGAG GTCGAGGCTGGAGATGTATTGCTCAAGGTTAATGGGACTGACGTAAACCGGTTCACAACCAAAGAAG ttttaaaatgtttgagaCTTTCGTCCGATCCCGTCACTTTAAGACTGAAAAAGG ACCCGGAGATCAAGGCGAATGTAAGACGGTACATATCGGCAGCGGCTGAGCGACGGGCTGCCGCGGCACGCACAAAACGCGACAA GTCAAGTTCACCGCCATCAAGTAACTCAAACAGCAACACGAACAGTAATTCATCGAGTAAGTCATCGAGCAACGGTTCCGACGTGGTGTCCGGGGACAGCTGCGAGGCGCTGCTGACGGAGGAGAAGGCGCGCGGAAGGCCCACGCAGCCCAAGTTCGAGGCCTACATGATGACCGGCGACCTCATACTCAACCTATCCCGAGTGGAACATCCACATCATAACCATCACGCGCCTACACATCGCACACATTATCATAG atataattcAACGCCGGCGTCGCCGAGTGAAAATCGTCTTGCGGCGCGAGTCGAACTGGCGCAGCGGCACAACTCCTCGCCCGATACCGGTCTCGGTACAGAACACGCCAACAAGCT TTTCATATCTCAGCCGGCGTCGCCCGCGGGCGGCGGGCAGGCGGCCGGGGAGATGACGTCGCGAGCGCAACACGTCGTGCGAACATCGCGCTCCGAGGACCATCTTcag TATTTCAATGTATTCCAGAAGGAGTCGTCTCTGAGTGCGGTGGCGGTGGACATGGAGGAAGATGTGACGTCATCACTGAACACTCTGCTCGACGCTCGTCCAGACTCCGCCACGCCTGGACCACGATCTGACAGCGATCTGGAGAGGGACAG GATCGTTTGGACATACAATGCGCCAGTGTCGTGCTCGTCTGAACGCACTCAGTGCAACGGCTCCGGCGCCACATCAAACTCCACCTCAATATCAGATGGCATCTCACAAAG GTCGTCGTCGCCCGCGTCGCCGACGTCGGTATCGTCGTCGGTGATGTCGTCGCGCGCCACGCCGCCGCATCGCGCCCACCTCCTCTCTACATCACAACACTCGCAACACTCGCACAGACCTATCAATG GTGATATGAGCCTATCGGAAGCAGTATCAAATATATCTAGTCCGGACTACCAAGACCAGGACGATATGTTTGACACTGGTCGTGACTGTCCCCGGATGGAGTTGTCAGATCCGTCTGACTCTGACTCCACGATACTGGTGTCAGAACCGTGTCACAAGCGTGCCAAGTCAAATTCGTCATATTCCAATGATCCAGACAGTGATGTGACACTAAATGGTGAACACAAAGACTATAGAATAGTGATACAAGTGAAAGGACCTGACAAAAGTGTTAATTCAAGTgatagtgtaaataataataataatttcacgcAAAATGGTAAAGATAATGGATGTAATTCACCCGAAAATCAAGGTTATCAG GAGTTGGGTAGCGGTTCTGACATTGGTTCTGATGAGGGGTCAGACGGGGACTCGCTGCACTCATTTCACTATAGTCCCAAGGCTGTGGATATACCCTCTGCGGAGCGACTTGCCAAAAGATTATACCACCTCGACGGCTTCAAGAAGTCTGATGTATCTAGGcatttaagtaaaaa TAACGAGTTCTCTCGTGCGGTGGCTGAGGAGTACGTGAAGCACTTCTCGCTGGGCGGGGCGACGCTGGACGAGGCGCTGCGGCAGTTCCTCGCCAGGTTCGCGCTCAGCGGCGAGACACAGGAGCGAGAGCGAGTCCTCGTGCACTTCTCACGCCGCTACCTCGAGTGTAACCCCGGCACATTCAACTCACAAG ACGCAGTGCACACGTTGACGTGCGCTATAATGTTACTGAACACGGACCTGCACgggggcgcggcggcgggcggtgCCGCATTCCGCCGCATGACTTGTGCAGAGTTCATCGACAACCTCGCAGATCTCAACGATGGTGATAACTTCCCGCGCGACACACTAAAGCAGCTCTACCACGCGATACGCACTCAGCCGCTGCAATGGGCACT tGACACGGAGGCGAACCAAGCGGCTACGACGGAGCAACGTACAGCACCAGTTGGCAGCAACCCATTCCTCGATGTGCCAGACCAGAGCCGTGCTGTAGAGTACAAGAAGGGATACGTCATGCGCAAGTGCTGCATCGACCCCAACGGGAAGAAGA CTCCGTTCGGTCGTCGCGGCTGGAAGATGTTCTACTGCACGCTGCGAGACCTCGTCCTGTATCTGCACAAGGACGAGCACGGCTTCCGTCGCAGTCAGATGTCTGACAACCTGCACAACGCTATCAG AATACATCACGCACTGGCCACCAAGGCGACAGACTATACGAAGAAACAACACGTATTCAGATTACAGACTGCAGATCAAGCGGAGTATTTGTTCCAGACTAG CGACTCTAAGGAACTATGTTCCTGGGTGGAGACGATAAACTTTGTATGTGCGGCGTACTCAGCACCACCACTGGCTGGCGCTGTCGGCTCACAGCGCAAGTTCCAGCGTCCCCTGTTGCCCTGTACGCACACCAAGCTCGCTATG CGGGAGCAACTTGCTGACCACGAGGAGCGTGCGGCGCGGCTGGAGGAGGAGTTGGCGGCGCTGCGAGCTGCGCGCGATGCTGCGCACACACATGCGCACAACGCACACTCCCGCGACAAGGACCACTACCTCGTGCACGAG ATAAAGAGGTATCGTACGTACGCGTACGTGATGCGGGCGCGTGCGGGCGGTGCGGGGGCGGAGGAGGCGGCGCCCGCACTGCCCGAGAGACCGCACCCGCACCCGCAGCCGCCACCCTGA